GACTGACCGGCGTGGAAGTCAAAGCCAGCTCGCGTTTTACCGAGGAACACTTCAAAAACCTGCGCTGGTTTGCCAGAAACTACCGCGGAGCAAAATTTTCCGGCATAG
The sequence above is a segment of the Candidatus Margulisiibacteriota bacterium genome. Coding sequences within it:
- a CDS encoding AAA family ATPase, translating into LTGVEVKASSRFTEEHFKNLRWFARNYRGAKFSGIVLYTGELAMSFKDNMHLVPINNLWE